The Streptomyces sp. NBC_00306 sequence CTACCGCCCCCCGCTCCGGCCGCGCCTCACGCCATCTGGCGGCGCACCAGCTCCTGGAGGTGACCACCGCGCGCGAGCAGGTCCGCGGGTGCCCCTTCCTCGACCACCTTGCCGTCCGCCATCACGATCACCCGGTCGGCGTCCATCACCGTCGACAGCCGGTGCGCGATGACGATCCGGCTGGCGCTGAGCGTGCGGGTGCTGTCGATGACGATGCGCTGGGTCTCGTTGTCCAGCGCGCTGGTGGCCTCGTCGAAGAACAGGACGCGCGGCCGGCGGATCAGCGCCTGAGCGATCATCAGCCGCTGCCGCTGGCCACCGGAGACCGCGCCGCCTCCCGCGATCATGGTGTGCAGCCCCATCGGCATCCGCTTGATGTCCTCGGCGAGGCCGGCCATCTCGGCGGCCTGCCACACCTCTTCCTCACCGAATTCCTCGGCACCGCAGATGCAGTCCAGGATCGAGCCGGTGAGCGGCTGCGCGTTCTGCAGGACGACACCGCACTGCCGTCGTACGGCCGCCTGGTCCAGCGCGGCCAGATCCTGGCCGTCGTAGAGCACGCTGCCGGAGACCGGACGGTCGAAGCCGATGAGCAGCCGCAGCAGGGTCGACTTGCCGCAGCCGCTCGGCCCCACGATCGCCACGAACTCGCCGGCACCCACCTGGAGGGAGACGTCGTCGAGAACCAGCGGGCCGTCGTCGCCGTAGCGGAACGACAGCCGGCGTGCCTCCAGGGCACCGGTCAGCGCGCCGGGCTGGGCGCTGGAGCCGCGGACCTCCGGGGCCTCGTCGAGCACCGGCCTGATCTGCTCGATCATCGGCAGTGCGGCGGCGACCGAGACGAGCGCGCCGGTGAGCTGGGTGACCGAGGAGAGCAGCATGGTGACGGCGGTGTTGAACGTCAGGAACTCCCCCGCCGACATGCTGCCGCGGGCGGGGCCCGCCAGCAGCATGAACATCGTGAGGGCGCACAGCGGCAGATAGACGGCGTCGAGCACGGTCGTCAGATTCCTGATGCGGCCCGCGCGCTGCTGCAACTCGCGCGAGCGCGCGAACTCCCGGGCCCACGCCGCGTACGCGAAGCTCTCCGCCGCGGCGACCCGCAGCTTCGGCAGCCCTCGCAGGGTCTGGAACGCCTGGTTGTTCAGCTTGTTGCCGAGTTCCACCAGCTCCCGCTGCCACTTCAGCTGCCACAGGCCCATCCCGAGGAAGACCGCGCCGATCACGACGAGCATGCCGATGGCGGCCAGCGCCAGGGGCACGCTGTAGCAGAGCAGCAGCACGATGTTCATGGTCCCGATCGTGCTCGCCTGCACCGCGACCGGACCGATGCCGGACAGCACCCGGCGCACCGCGCTGACACCCATCGCCGCACTGGCCAGCTCCCCGGTGGAGCGCTCGGCGAAGAACGTCGTCGGCAGCCGCAGCAGCCGGTCCCACACGGCCGGTTGCAGCGAGCTCTCGATCCGCCCCTCCATCCGCAGAACCGTGAGGTTCTGCAGCAGCATGAAGGCCGCGGCCACGATGCCGGCGATCATCACGGCCACCGACACCTGCACGATCAGGCTGCGCTCGGCCGTGGGCACGTACACGCCGAGGACCTGTCCGGTGGCGATGGGCACCAGCGCCCCGAGGCCGACCGTCACCAGCGCGCCGACGGCGAGATTGCGCAGATCCATCCGGGTGCCGCGCAGACTGAACCGCAGCAACCGCCAGAACGTCGGAGGCTCTTCCGGCAGCGGCCGGTAGAACATCACGCCGCTCGGTTCGAACTCCTCCGCGCTGTCCCCGCCGATGCGCCGCCGCAGTCCCGATGCCGGGTTCACGGCCTCGTAGCGTCCTCGCCGCCACAACAGCGCGACCGGCGCACCCGACTTGGCCCAGTGGCCGACCAGCGGACCGATGTCGGTGCGCCACCAGCGTCCGGAGAGCCGGACCGTGCGGGTCCGGATCCGGGAGTGCATCGCCACCCGCTCCACCGGGCCGACCCGGTCGTCGACCGCGGTGCCCTTCGGCGGCTCGGTCAGCGTGATCCCCGCAGCCTCGGCGACCTGACGGCACACCGCGTACGTGGCGTCGTCCGCGGCGGTGTCCCGTCCGCTCGCGCCGCGCCCGGCCCGGTCAGGTCTGCCGATCGAGGCGATCAGCGCCTGGTCGGCCCTGGCCCGTACGGCTTCACCGGCCCTGATGCCGGCGGCCGTGCGGTCCTCGTGGGCGCGCTCCAGCTGGTCGATCCAGCGGTCGACCGCCGACAGGAGCCGGTAGTGCTGGTTCACCATGCGCTGCCAGAGTGCGGCGTCGACGAGCAGATCGCCGGCCGCGTCGGCGCTGTAGGCGCCGCCGTACTGGACGCTGCCGGACGGCACCGGCATCCACAGGATGTCGTCGTCGGCGACGGCCTCCTCGACCGGCCGGCCGTTGAGCGCAGCCTCGAAGAGGACCCCGAGAGCCCGTCCGGTCCCGAGGGAGAACGCGTACTCCAGGGCGGTCGGCATCCCCTCCTGGCCGTACTGCACGGTGTCGTACTGGCCCGTGTCGAACTGCCCGGTGTCGTACCCGGCGTACTCGGGGCGGTACAGCTCCCTCAGTTGGATCCGGCGCAGCAGACAGTCCTGCGACGGGCGGCCGACCAGGGTGTGCTGCGGTCCTTCGACCGGGCCGAGGAGTACGGTCCCCGCCTCCAGCCGGCCGAGGAAGTGCCACTGCCCCTGCTGCGCCGCGTCGACGGCGAACACGTCGAGCGCACCGCCGACGACGAGCCACAGCACCTGCGGCCCCTCCAGCGGCACGCTGCGCAGTCCTGCGCAGTCGACGGGGTGGCCGAGGCCGCCGAGAGCGTGGGTGACGGGGTCGCCGCTGCCGGGGCCGGCGACGGCTGACGGGTGGACGGACGACACGTCAGTGCTCCCTGACCAGGTCGGCGTAGGCACCGCCGGCTGCCACCAGATGCTCGTGACGGCCGCGTTCGACCACCGTGCCGTGGTCGAGGACGACGATCTCGTCGCTGTCCCGCACGGTGCTCAGCCGATGGGCGATGACGACGCACGCACAGCCGCGGCGCCGCAGGTTGTCGATGATGAGCTGCTCCGTCTGCGCGTCGAGGGCGCTCGTCACCTCGTCGAGGACCAGGACGCTGGGCCGGCGCACCAGCGCGCGGGCGATCTCCAGCCGCTGGCGCTGCCCGCCGGAGAAGTTGCGGCCGTCCTGCTCGACGCGGCTGTGGATGCCGTCGGGGCGGCGGGCGATCACATCGTCGTAGAGGGCTGCGTCCCGCAGGGCCGCGACGACGGCGTCGTCCGGGATCGAGGGGTCCCACAGGGCCACGTTGTCGCGGACGGTGCCCTCGAAGAGGAAGACGTCCTGGTCGACGAAGGAGACCGAGGCCGCCAGCGCGCTGCGGGGAATGTCCTCGAGACGCCGGCCGTCGATCCGGATCGTGCCCTCCCACGGGCTGTAGAGCCCGGCGATGAGGCGCGAGACGGTGGACTTGCCGCTGCCGGATCCGCCGACGAGCGCGACCTGCTGTCCGGGCCCGACGGTCAGCGAGAAATCGGTGAGCAGGGGCTTGTCCAGCGGGCTGTAGCCGAAGGTGATGCCGTCCAGCGTCACATGGCCCGTGAGCCTGCGGGTGCTGGGGTCCGGCTCGTCGCGCGAGTAGAGCTCGTCGACCGGGAAGTTCTCGACGTCCTTCAGGCGGGCCACATCCGCGGCGAAGTCCTGGATACGGCCGGCCACACCGTTCAGCCGGGTGATCGGCGCGGTGAAGCGGGTCACGAGCGCCTGGAACGCGACGAGGAGACCGACCGAGATCGCTCCCTCCACCGCCCGCATACCGCCGATCCACAGGATCAGCGCGCTGTTGAAGGTCGCGAGGGTCGGTGCGACGATCGCGAGGACCGCGCTCGGCACACCGAGGCGCTGCTGCTCCTCCAGCGTGGTCGCGTGCTGCCCGGCCCAGCGGCGGAAGAAGCCGTTCTCGCCGCCGGTCGCCTTCATGGTCTCGATGAGCTGAAGGCCCGTGTACGAGGTGTTCGTCAGCTTCGCGCTGTCGGCCCGCAGCTTCTGTGTATGGGTGGCCCGCAGCCGGATCACGATCCGCATCGCCACCACGTTCAGCAGCGCGATCAGCACGCCGATGACGGTGAGTTGGGGGTCGTAGGTCCACAGCAGGAAGGCGTAGAGGATCACGACGACGCCGTCCACGCCCGCCGCGGCGAGATCGCGCGCCAGGGTCTCGGCCACCGCGTCGTTGGACTGGAGCCGCTGCACCAGATCGGCCGGGCTGCGCTGGGCGAAGAACGTGACCGGCAGCCGCAGCAGATGGCGGAAGAACCGCGCGCTGCCGAGGGTCGAGGAGATGACACGGCCGCGCAGCAGATTCGCCTGCTGGAGCCAGGTGAGGACGGCGGTGAGCACCACCAGCGCGGCCATCGAGGCGAACAGCGGCCCCAGTAGCGAGGTCTGCTCGCCGATCAGGAACATGTCGATGTAGGTGCGGCTCAGCGCGGGCAGCGCGGCGCCCACGGCGACCAGCAGCAGACTCGCGAACAGAGCGGCCAGCAGGGTGCCCTTGGTGCCGCGCAGCCGGGCGGGCATCGCGCCCGCGACGCCAGGCTTGCGGCCGCCGCGGCGGAAGGCGGCGGTCGGCTCGAAGACCAGGACGACACCGGTGAAGCTGGTGTCGAAGTCCTCCATCGTCACGAAGCGGCGGCCCTTGTCGGGGTCGTTGATGTGCACCCCGCGCCGGCCGAAGCGGCGCCCCATGCCGTCGTAGACGACGTAGTGGTTGAACTCCCAGAACAGGATGGCCGGCGCCTGGACCTCGGCGAGCGCCGCGGGCTCCATCTGCATGCCCTTGGCCTGAAGGCCGTAACTCCGGGCGGCCTTGAGGACGTTGCTGGCGCGCGATCCGTCGCGGGAGACACCGCAGGCGATCCGCAGCTCCTCCAGCGGCACATGCCGTCCGTAGTGGGCGAGCACCATGGCGAGCGACGCGGCGCCGCACTCCAGGGCCTCCATCTGGAGGATGGTGGGGGTGCGGACGGTGCTGCGCCTGCGCGGCTTCGGGGGACGGCTGCGCTGCGCGCGCCGTCGGCCGCCGCCGGTCTCCTGCCGCTGGCGGCGGCGGCCCGGAGGAGGCAACTGCTGCTGCGGTGCCTGCCGTTGTGACCCCCGCCGCTGTGACGCTGCGGTGTTGCCTGTCGCGGTCATGGAAGCAGCCAATCGATCGGGTGCTGCTCGCTGAGACGGATGGCAGCGCTCGTGAGGGTCATCGACTCGATCTCGAAGGGCGGGCCGTCCGAGGAGGACCAGGTGTAGCCGGATCTGGTCGTCTTCGAGGCGTCGAGGCGCACCAGGACCGCCACCGGCTGGCCGCTCTGCGAGAACTGCTCACCGAGCTGGCTGCTGCCGAGGAAGCCGCTGATCCGCTGACGGGTCTGCGCGGTCC is a genomic window containing:
- a CDS encoding NHLP family bacteriocin export ABC transporter peptidase/permease/ATPase subunit translates to MTATGNTAASQRRGSQRQAPQQQLPPPGRRRQRQETGGGRRRAQRSRPPKPRRRSTVRTPTILQMEALECGAASLAMVLAHYGRHVPLEELRIACGVSRDGSRASNVLKAARSYGLQAKGMQMEPAALAEVQAPAILFWEFNHYVVYDGMGRRFGRRGVHINDPDKGRRFVTMEDFDTSFTGVVLVFEPTAAFRRGGRKPGVAGAMPARLRGTKGTLLAALFASLLLVAVGAALPALSRTYIDMFLIGEQTSLLGPLFASMAALVVLTAVLTWLQQANLLRGRVISSTLGSARFFRHLLRLPVTFFAQRSPADLVQRLQSNDAVAETLARDLAAAGVDGVVVILYAFLLWTYDPQLTVIGVLIALLNVVAMRIVIRLRATHTQKLRADSAKLTNTSYTGLQLIETMKATGGENGFFRRWAGQHATTLEEQQRLGVPSAVLAIVAPTLATFNSALILWIGGMRAVEGAISVGLLVAFQALVTRFTAPITRLNGVAGRIQDFAADVARLKDVENFPVDELYSRDEPDPSTRRLTGHVTLDGITFGYSPLDKPLLTDFSLTVGPGQQVALVGGSGSGKSTVSRLIAGLYSPWEGTIRIDGRRLEDIPRSALAASVSFVDQDVFLFEGTVRDNVALWDPSIPDDAVVAALRDAALYDDVIARRPDGIHSRVEQDGRNFSGGQRQRLEIARALVRRPSVLVLDEVTSALDAQTEQLIIDNLRRRGCACVVIAHRLSTVRDSDEIVVLDHGTVVERGRHEHLVAAGGAYADLVREH
- a CDS encoding NHLP bacteriocin export ABC transporter permease/ATPase subunit, which codes for MSSVHPSAVAGPGSGDPVTHALGGLGHPVDCAGLRSVPLEGPQVLWLVVGGALDVFAVDAAQQGQWHFLGRLEAGTVLLGPVEGPQHTLVGRPSQDCLLRRIQLRELYRPEYAGYDTGQFDTGQYDTVQYGQEGMPTALEYAFSLGTGRALGVLFEAALNGRPVEEAVADDDILWMPVPSGSVQYGGAYSADAAGDLLVDAALWQRMVNQHYRLLSAVDRWIDQLERAHEDRTAAGIRAGEAVRARADQALIASIGRPDRAGRGASGRDTAADDATYAVCRQVAEAAGITLTEPPKGTAVDDRVGPVERVAMHSRIRTRTVRLSGRWWRTDIGPLVGHWAKSGAPVALLWRRGRYEAVNPASGLRRRIGGDSAEEFEPSGVMFYRPLPEEPPTFWRLLRFSLRGTRMDLRNLAVGALVTVGLGALVPIATGQVLGVYVPTAERSLIVQVSVAVMIAGIVAAAFMLLQNLTVLRMEGRIESSLQPAVWDRLLRLPTTFFAERSTGELASAAMGVSAVRRVLSGIGPVAVQASTIGTMNIVLLLCYSVPLALAAIGMLVVIGAVFLGMGLWQLKWQRELVELGNKLNNQAFQTLRGLPKLRVAAAESFAYAAWAREFARSRELQQRAGRIRNLTTVLDAVYLPLCALTMFMLLAGPARGSMSAGEFLTFNTAVTMLLSSVTQLTGALVSVAAALPMIEQIRPVLDEAPEVRGSSAQPGALTGALEARRLSFRYGDDGPLVLDDVSLQVGAGEFVAIVGPSGCGKSTLLRLLIGFDRPVSGSVLYDGQDLAALDQAAVRRQCGVVLQNAQPLTGSILDCICGAEEFGEEEVWQAAEMAGLAEDIKRMPMGLHTMIAGGGAVSGGQRQRLMIAQALIRRPRVLFFDEATSALDNETQRIVIDSTRTLSASRIVIAHRLSTVMDADRVIVMADGKVVEEGAPADLLARGGHLQELVRRQMA